From a region of the Flavobacterium sediminilitoris genome:
- the neuC gene encoding UDP-N-acetylglucosamine 2-epimerase, which yields MKKILFLTGTRADFGKIKSLLQILEEHSNFEPFVFVTGMHLQKEYGYTFLEVERCGFTNIYTFENHTHEATMDLTLAKTIEGLSTYVKECNPDMIVIHGDRVEALAGAIVGSLNNILVAHIEGGEVSGTIDELIRHSTSKMSHVHFVSNNQAKKRLIQMGEIKDSIFVIGSPDVDIMFSANLPNLNDVKKYYEIPYKEYGVVMFHPVTTEVKQMEEYATNFVESLLEDIHNYIVVFPNNDLGSKAILKAYEKLKENSRFRIFPSLRFEYFLTLLKNAQFIIGNSSAGIREAPYYGLPIINIGTRQQNRAIHADIIHTNYSKESISDALKKIDTHSVNKTRGDFGKGNSAQLFLKSLIKENIWMLNHQKQFRDI from the coding sequence ATAAAAAAAATATTATTCCTTACAGGAACTCGAGCTGATTTTGGAAAAATAAAATCATTACTTCAAATTTTGGAAGAACATTCAAATTTTGAACCTTTTGTTTTTGTTACAGGAATGCACTTGCAAAAAGAATACGGTTATACTTTTTTAGAAGTAGAACGTTGTGGATTTACAAATATATACACATTTGAAAATCATACCCATGAAGCTACAATGGATTTGACATTAGCTAAAACTATTGAAGGCTTATCTACTTATGTAAAGGAATGTAACCCAGATATGATTGTTATTCATGGAGACAGAGTGGAAGCATTAGCAGGAGCAATTGTAGGAAGTTTAAATAATATTTTAGTGGCACATATCGAAGGAGGTGAAGTCTCAGGAACAATTGATGAGTTAATTCGACATTCTACAAGTAAAATGAGTCATGTACATTTTGTTTCAAATAATCAAGCAAAAAAACGACTTATTCAAATGGGAGAAATAAAAGATTCTATTTTTGTTATAGGATCTCCAGATGTTGATATTATGTTTTCAGCAAATTTGCCTAACTTGAATGATGTTAAAAAGTATTATGAAATTCCTTATAAAGAATATGGAGTAGTAATGTTTCATCCAGTTACAACTGAAGTAAAACAAATGGAAGAATATGCTACAAATTTTGTAGAATCTTTATTAGAAGATATTCATAACTATATCGTTGTTTTTCCTAATAATGATTTAGGAAGTAAAGCTATTTTAAAGGCATATGAAAAATTAAAGGAAAATTCAAGGTTTAGAATTTTTCCATCTTTACGTTTTGAGTATTTTTTAACATTATTAAAAAATGCACAATTCATTATAGGAAATAGTAGTGCAGGAATAAGGGAAGCTCCATATTATGGTTTACCAATTATTAATATTGGAACACGTCAACAAAATAGAGCCATTCACGCAGATATCATCCATACAAATTATTCTAAAGAAAGTATTTCAGATGCTTTAAAAAAAATAGACACTCATTCGGTTAATAAAACAAGAGGAGATTTTGGAAAAGGGAATAGTGCTCAACTATTTTTAAAGTCACTTATAAAAGAAAATATATGGATGTTAAATCATCAAAAACAGTTTAGAGATATATAA
- a CDS encoding glycosyltransferase family 4 protein: MLKHICFIPPYAYPKEGFSHGGIGSFTKSYLPDLVNRGFKVTLIEFNKKESVKIIEGITIIHLKRSKIRGISWFLNALKINNKLKEIHNEHPIDIVESAELGLAFIKKRTNIKYIIRLHGGHHFFAESENRKINIWKGFQEKRSFKKSNGFIAVSNYVKKHTNFFLSYHNKPIEVIPSTVNFKLFTPKRDVVINENVILFAGRLCEKKGIKNLILAMPLILEKYPSMELHIYGKDSFKESRSYMRFLLEEIIPQIGLAKKNVIFKGEIPIEELVNRYASSKICVFPSYMETQGLVVIEAMAMKKGVIFSKYGPGVEVINQYVNGLLCDPYDIKSIANEVLWMLDNPESLKNIEEKALETITKNYNLDNIANRNINFYLNLLSQ, translated from the coding sequence ATGTTAAAACATATTTGCTTTATACCACCTTATGCTTATCCAAAAGAAGGATTTTCTCATGGAGGAATTGGTAGCTTTACCAAAAGTTATTTGCCAGACTTAGTAAATAGAGGATTTAAAGTAACTTTGATCGAGTTTAATAAAAAAGAATCAGTTAAAATAATTGAAGGAATTACCATTATTCATTTAAAAAGGAGTAAAATAAGAGGGATTTCATGGTTTCTCAATGCTCTAAAAATAAATAATAAACTTAAAGAAATTCACAACGAACATCCAATAGATATTGTAGAATCTGCGGAATTAGGACTAGCTTTTATTAAAAAAAGAACCAATATAAAGTATATAATTAGACTTCATGGCGGACATCATTTTTTTGCTGAATCAGAAAATAGGAAAATAAATATTTGGAAAGGATTTCAAGAAAAAAGATCCTTTAAAAAATCAAATGGGTTTATAGCAGTTTCAAATTATGTAAAAAAACACACGAATTTTTTTTTAAGTTATCATAATAAACCAATTGAAGTTATACCTTCAACCGTGAATTTTAAATTGTTTACGCCTAAAAGGGATGTGGTTATTAATGAAAATGTCATTTTATTTGCAGGGCGACTTTGTGAAAAGAAAGGAATAAAAAATTTAATTCTTGCTATGCCTCTAATCCTAGAAAAATATCCTAGTATGGAATTGCATATTTATGGTAAAGATTCTTTCAAGGAAAGTAGGTCTTATATGAGATTTTTACTAGAAGAAATTATACCGCAGATTGGATTGGCAAAAAAAAATGTAATTTTTAAAGGAGAAATACCTATTGAAGAATTAGTAAATAGATATGCTTCTTCAAAAATTTGTGTTTTCCCTTCTTACATGGAAACTCAGGGGCTTGTTGTTATTGAAGCAATGGCAATGAAAAAAGGAGTTATTTTTTCTAAATATGGACCAGGAGTAGAAGTTATAAATCAATATGTTAACGGACTGTTATGCGATCCTTATGATATCAAATCAATCGCAAATGAAGTTCTTTGGATGTTGGATAATCCAGAATCTTTAAAAAATATTGAAGAAAAAGCACTAGAAACAATAACTAAGAACTATAATTTAGATAATATTGCAAATAGAAATATTAATTTTTACCTCAATCTTTTATCTCAATAA
- a CDS encoding glycosyltransferase family protein, with product MQKNKILLLFPDGVGIRNYLYSDVFRNSEDDLVLFHNFDEVTIKNISTITDINSVYKIPVYKETIKEKFLRELICLLRLKNNSKITQNSSILSNWKTNHKTIKNKVFYKMIEYSSTFINSYNQILFFEKKYQKTIRKTQYYREINQILNKIKPDVIFCSHQRGVQCATIFAAATDLNIKTKTVIYSWDNLPKARLALRADKYLVWSNYMKKEIENYYPEINQKSVIVTGTPQFECYQNKDNIIPKEAFYKKYDLNPLKKIICFSGDDIKTSPDDPKYLDDLADELIKNDLDKEYQILFRRCPVDVTGRYESIINKYPELIKEAPPQWNFDNSKSWTTIYPLKEDVKLLVSTAFYCDIVVNVGSTMAFDFAMFQKPCVFINYDQINKIDKSWSVKTIYQFQHFRSMQNPNAVFWWNEKKDFKNILNQEFDNKAMNDWKETILSDYKNVSLKIRSTLNLQ from the coding sequence ATGCAAAAAAATAAAATATTGCTCTTATTCCCAGATGGAGTTGGGATACGTAATTACCTATATTCAGATGTGTTTAGAAATTCGGAAGACGATTTGGTTTTATTTCATAACTTTGATGAAGTTACTATTAAAAATATTTCTACAATAACAGATATAAATTCCGTTTATAAAATTCCTGTTTATAAAGAAACTATTAAAGAGAAGTTTCTTAGAGAGCTAATTTGTTTGTTGCGATTAAAAAATAATTCTAAAATAACTCAAAATAGCTCTATTTTATCCAATTGGAAAACAAATCATAAGACTATAAAAAACAAGGTTTTTTATAAAATGATAGAGTATTCTTCTACTTTTATAAATAGTTATAATCAAATTCTTTTTTTTGAAAAAAAATATCAGAAAACGATTAGAAAGACACAATATTATCGAGAAATAAATCAAATTCTTAATAAGATAAAACCCGATGTAATCTTTTGTTCACATCAAAGAGGTGTTCAATGTGCTACTATTTTTGCAGCAGCGACTGATTTAAATATTAAAACCAAAACCGTGATTTATTCTTGGGATAATTTACCAAAAGCTCGCTTGGCATTAAGAGCTGATAAGTATTTAGTTTGGTCAAATTATATGAAGAAGGAAATAGAAAACTATTATCCTGAAATTAATCAAAAAAGTGTAATTGTAACGGGAACACCACAATTTGAATGCTACCAAAATAAAGACAACATAATTCCTAAAGAAGCGTTTTATAAAAAATATGATTTAAATCCTTTAAAAAAGATAATTTGTTTTTCTGGAGATGATATAAAAACGTCTCCCGATGATCCAAAATATTTAGATGATTTAGCAGATGAATTAATTAAAAATGATTTAGATAAAGAGTATCAAATCTTATTTAGAAGATGTCCTGTAGATGTTACAGGACGATATGAATCAATTATAAACAAATATCCTGAATTGATAAAAGAAGCTCCTCCTCAATGGAATTTTGACAATAGTAAAAGCTGGACTACTATTTATCCTCTAAAAGAAGATGTGAAGTTATTAGTCTCAACAGCTTTTTATTGTGATATTGTTGTAAACGTTGGTTCTACAATGGCTTTTGATTTTGCAATGTTTCAAAAACCTTGTGTTTTTATTAATTATGATCAAATAAATAAAATAGATAAAAGTTGGTCTGTTAAAACAATTTATCAGTTTCAACATTTTAGAAGCATGCAAAATCCTAATGCTGTTTTTTGGTGGAACGAGAAAAAAGATTTTAAAAATATATTAAATCAAGAATTTGATAACAAGGCAATGAATGATTGGAAAGAAACTATACTGTCAGATTATAAAAATGTTTCATTAAAAATAAGAAGCACCTTAAATTTACAATAA
- a CDS encoding class I SAM-dependent methyltransferase → MGNEFTTCKVCNSKIDAVNIKFDLVKCRSCEFVFSKTIFTEDEFIATYDRLYNSKEDLKYNKHTIEEYNKLKDNLIEIGYNRKRIINRIISNTPQNILEIGSGIGLIGMFLKKFSSVTYTGLELDKKTHERALSLGVNSVNGDFSKMKTLEQKFDVIMMWEVLEHLQDLNLFFQLTKERLKPEGLFVFSVPNFDKIKNYSNPGDAIHQSGPPIHLNFFTKNSVKNVLNNFGFEIVNLREKKMPYFNYKDLNFYKMFFKSLLGKYNGPTLYVVAKLKN, encoded by the coding sequence ATGGGAAATGAATTTACAACTTGTAAAGTGTGCAATAGCAAAATAGACGCTGTAAATATAAAGTTTGATCTTGTAAAATGTAGGTCTTGCGAATTCGTGTTTTCTAAAACAATTTTTACGGAAGATGAGTTTATTGCAACGTATGACCGACTTTATAATTCTAAAGAAGATTTAAAATACAATAAACATACAATTGAAGAATATAATAAATTAAAAGATAATTTAATTGAGATAGGCTATAATCGAAAAAGGATTATCAATAGAATTATTTCTAATACACCTCAAAATATATTAGAAATAGGATCTGGTATTGGTTTAATAGGAATGTTTTTAAAGAAATTTAGTTCTGTGACTTATACAGGTTTAGAATTAGATAAAAAAACACATGAGCGAGCTTTGTCTTTAGGAGTAAATTCTGTCAATGGAGATTTTTCAAAAATGAAAACGCTTGAACAAAAATTCGATGTAATTATGATGTGGGAAGTTTTAGAACATTTGCAAGATTTAAACCTATTTTTTCAATTGACTAAAGAACGACTAAAACCAGAAGGTCTTTTCGTTTTTTCTGTTCCTAATTTTGATAAAATAAAAAATTATTCAAATCCGGGAGATGCTATACATCAAAGTGGACCTCCTATACATTTGAATTTTTTTACTAAGAATTCCGTAAAAAATGTATTGAATAATTTTGGTTTTGAAATAGTTAATTTAAGAGAGAAAAAAATGCCATATTTTAACTATAAAGATTTAAATTTCTATAAAATGTTTTTCAAATCTTTATTAGGCAAATATAATGGACCTACACTTTATGTGGTGGCTAAACTAAAAAACTAA